Within the Helicoverpa armigera isolate CAAS_96S chromosome 24, ASM3070526v1, whole genome shotgun sequence genome, the region ctattattttcaaaataaaatcaccaaccaaCCAAGACCGATCCTTGACGGATTGGTCGTGATTTGACCAGGAACCggacgcctcgttagttctatcTAATAACTAGTTATGCCTATTGTTTGTCGCTTGACCTAGAAGacgacgcctgacctaccttccgtatggcatctccactattTTTCTTCCTCCATGGTCGTAATCAATGATTGTTTCAACAATCATGATGAGTTCGCATTTTTTGAAAGGCTCATTAAGATAAGATAATAACATAGTTGTTGAATTAACATTGCTATAATTTGAAGTGTCTTTATCATTACgatttgtttatgtttggtGTCATCATTCAATTGATGTTTTATCGAGCGGAAAATTGATAGCGGCGACAAGTTgttctttgttctttttttactgCATTTTTTCCTCATTAGATTTCAAACTCATTTCctaattaatttacattatttttactaaaaacttgCGACAAAAAAGAGTAGGTAGCTACTTAGTAGATCCTTACTAATTCTTTAACTTATTTACTGATATTATGAATAAGCCGTTTTTCGTGGTCTTGCCTCTGTTCCGAGGAGACTACTTCCCGCATTGGATAAAAATCTGTctttattctattgttttaggCATATGACTTGTTCATTTAAATTCGGTTTCGCTGTATTTGTATGTAGAATATGTATCCATCTGGACATCGATTTATAAACCCAAACATACAcgtttataatgttagtgtgattctcattttgcaaaaaataaataggaaggCTTTATATAGCCGTAATACAAATAATAGTCGAACGAGTCAGACCTCTTGAGGAAaacagataaaacaaaattattctatTTATGTTAGAATTCTAATACCGTTTTCTAGGAATGAGTTATTTGATGTGAAACCAATTATTCCTTGTATTGTGCATGTATGTAATATTGAAGATCTAAAAGGTCATTGAACCTCTACTAGACAACAAGCATAATACCCTAACTGCAGAGAGAATTGTGATAATATCAATTTACACTTAGgtgcaaatatttttggtgagtttttaaaagaaagcaAAGGGTTGTTAAAAGGTGAATGGCTGCCCATGACCGGATAGTTGCCATTTATTAGGCCTACTATTAACAGTGGACGACAATCAGCTgatgataattatgatgataatgaatTAATTGACCCTAATCAGACAAAGTCCCAATGTCAAAATTATGGCATTATTAtcatataatattgtatttactaTAAAGCTTAGTTCAAACACACTATAATACTCAAAGCCATTGAGTCGTAAATACGgattacacaaatacacaacATTATTGGGTACTAAATTGTGTGTTTATATTGACCATTGTCTATTTGTTTTCGTTCTCTATTTGTGTTTTACGTTTTGTTACAATATTACAATATATATTAACTATTACTCTTGAATGAATGTTAATGtcaataattatttcttgttacttattttttaaatgtcaaccAAAAGGAATCCGTTATCattctagttttaaatttttttttggtgacCCGTATCAAATGAACGCAAGTGTATTAACAATAAAGCTTACCTTAGGCAGTTCCTTGTTGGGTTTCTGAGGTAATCCTCCCAAATGTATTACACTAGGAGGCACAGGCCGGCTTCCTTCCCAAATCGGATTCACATTCAAAAACAGCATATCAACGTTATTCTGCAACTCCTGCATTGAGGGAAGGTCATCTCCGAAATACTTCTTCATCAAAACATTCTGTCTTTCTTCTATGCTCGCAAATAAATATTCCACTGTATATTTCACATATAACTCATTTAGCTTCTCATACATCGTCAGATTGTAGATTCTCATAGCCATGGATTCAGGATACAAAAATGGATGTACCGGAGCTCCAAGAACCTTGTAGTTTTCAAACATCGCTCCAAAGGAACTCACTTGAATCACTGGGACTTTGTAAATGTGGGAGAAAGCTAAAGCTTCTTTCACTACTGCTTCTGTCAGTAGAAGATCAAAATGCTGCTTCCCTTTTCTCAATTCCTTGACCTCTTCAACCTGCATTTGTTTATCAAAAAGTTCCACCAGAACTTCAACGCCAACTCTCATTTGAGATATCAAATCTTCCTTTTTACCCCTTTCTGAGTTCATAAAAGCTTCCCAAATATTGTACGATATATCGTGAACATCTATTTCTGTCAAATTTTGAGGTGCTTCTCCTTTTTTGAACATCGGGTCTGCAGTTACCACGACCACTTCATGACCACGTTTTACCAGCTCCAATGTAATTGGTCTGAATGTAACTTGATGGCTTATAGAAGGAACTGGATACACAGCTAAAATTCTTGCTGCGTCAGTGTAGAATATTAAGTGTAGTGTTAGACACAGCGATAGGTAGTTAAGTGTAGCCATGGCGAGGCCGTCAGTGAACTAATGTTGTTAACTGATGATCGGgctttatatttatgaaaaccAGTCGAGATAAGTCTGGTCAATATTTTGTCATAGAGTAACGTGATTGGTGCGTGTTATTTTCGTCGGTTTAATACATAGTTTAACTACTTGTTAGATTGTGTTTAAGGATAATGGTCGTTGCTTTCTTTTCTTAGATgattgttatttgattttatgcgcatttttatttaatagtgtGTCTGTACTTACGTAGTTGGGAGCACTTTGTTGTTATTTCCTtgattaatcaattatttatttttaattatttgggaaattacattttaattaattaaagcgtCAAGAGTGTTtgtttaagaataataaaatttaccattaataaatgtatgtacagAATGTGGtgttaggtaataaaattaattaaaacattcattttGTCAGTGGTGacgtttttttaaatgtatttgtgtTACTTAAATGTGTGTTAAAGTATTAGgatatactttattttgtattacaaaatacTACCTTGcagtaaaacttttattttcatgcCTGTTCAAGTTATTAAATATGTGTGTCTTTGTGTGACTGAGCTAATCTTGGGAATTACtttaccaatttgaaaaaaaaaacatttgcatgTTTCGGGGCGATCTGCTTATTATCCAGAAGCCCGAAGTTTAGTTCCAAAGGAATGCAGTAAAAAATCAAGGCACTGACGtaagcttttataaaaataaaccaaaacaaGTTTCAATATGTTTTTGGACTTTGAGCAGATTAATTGCCGTCCAAAGGTCAATTGATAGAATATTTCACCACATGGTGAAAATTCTTCATATCATTGACGTGTGTTGATGAGCGCAGTGTGGggtatttttatcatttttaaccgacttcccaaacgaagaggttctcagtttgaatattttttcttatagtgtctgtccgtccgtcagtcTGCGTTTAACCTCAGTGACCATTAGCACTAGAAAGCTGAAATTTGATACGAATGTGTATACCAATCACGCTGACAAtgtgcaaaattaaaaagtgtaaaaaaataattgtcagGAAACCCGTAAAGATGTAAAGCggttagtgtttttttttttcattacaacCTTAAAGTGTGATATATCGTTAGAAAGGtattaaaaaaaggtttactaaatacttttttactaaaatatatattttttaataaatatttttattttctaaaataaccACTGTGAAAGTTGAAAAAATGTGTCCCTCTAACTTTTAATCGGTTCACGCAATCTAAAATTACCACCAAAAACCCAACGTACAGTCatcttcaggtcagtggtaacagttttataggaaaatcgtacttattacttttgACTTAAGGTGcagacagttaccactgatgtgcggtctaccgtacataaCCCATCTACTTATTACAAGTTAGTTACCTAATTTTCCGAGAGATGTCACTGTAGTTTGCGCTACTTCAAACTGTTAAGATTTCTTCCGAGTTGATACTCGGGAAACGACGGAACCCTACAATGAGCGTAGTATCTCTGTCGTTTACCAACCGATCtaagcaattattttttgtttgaaagggtATACTTTCCAAATGTTCCCATTGTCATCAAGTCCTGAGAAATTGAGGGCAACTCTCAAAATTGTGGGCATACATAGTGTTTAAACTTGATTCTGAGATGTAGGTATTGTCTTCTAACATTATGAAGCAATTAAGGTCTGCAGCTAACCTGCTGATGGAGAATAGTGAACGTCAATGGAACTCCGCAAcggtatgtatttatataaccATCTCTTATTTGCGACCTACAAGAACTGCCTGACCATACCTTTCCCTCCTCCGTGGATTGTGTTTCTACATCCATCACCTATTACTCATCGATAAGATTTCAGACAGCttaggctaagaactcacggagcgattttgaaccgtgcccgccgcggtggcggaactgcgtttttaatttcaaactcacGAGACCGGTTATTTGCGCGGTTACACATCCGTCGCGGTTGAGATTATCGCCCGCAAATGTGGCGGCCAATGATCGCAAGACGCAAGACGGGCAGCCTCTGCGCTACTGCGATCGCCGGCCAATCGACCGCGGAGCGCGCGGGCGCAACCCGCCGAGGCTGCGGGTGACCGCGGCCCGCGCGGTTCTACTAGTTGCCCGCCGGTGCAGCGGGACCCGCAAACAAACGCGCAGACTGCGGGCGTAAAACGCGTCGTGAaatgtgctttaattttttacatgtatatctgCATTCTACAGAAGCTACGGGCCCGCAGCCGCGGCGGTCGCGGGTTAAAATCGCttcgtgagttcttagccttaCAGCGACCATGCTCGGTGTCATGTATGAAACGTCTAATCCAGTCATCATGGAAAAATTATActgatttaaatatgattatcTATGTACGCTATTCAGATTTCGAACACTCGTAAAACACGcgctgataataataattagtatcTAAGCTAATTACGTTTGTGTTAAAAGGAATATTTACTCAAAAGAATTAATTTgaattgtttaataaattacttatttatttattcttggcaCACATAATGAGCTAGTAAATACCTAGGGGTTTGACAGATATTACGTGTACTAAAgtaatgagtttgtttgtttatgagtGTTAATCTCTGTTATTACTGGTACTTACTGGTTGGATTTGAAAACAATCGTATTCATAGAGGCAGccgttttttttattcttttttatttttactttttgcaCAATGTACAACAGCAGACTTAACGTGTGTCGTGTTTCgtcttaggccttttatgtaccagggccgcggtaactctttcgaataatcctgcagccccggtgGACTTAACGCCTTCAAAGGTAGACTGCCAGTCTTACCTTAGACATT harbors:
- the LOC110382762 gene encoding UDP-glycosyltransferase UGT5; protein product: MATLNYLSLCLTLHLIFYTDAARILAVYPVPSISHQVTFRPITLELVKRGHEVVVVTADPMFKKGEAPQNLTEIDVHDISYNIWEAFMNSERGKKEDLISQMRVGVEVLVELFDKQMQVEEVKELRKGKQHFDLLLTEAVVKEALAFSHIYKVPVIQVSSFGAMFENYKVLGAPVHPFLYPESMAMRIYNLTMYEKLNELYVKYTVEYLFASIEERQNVLMKKYFGDDLPSMQELQNNVDMLFLNVNPIWEGSRPVPPSVIHLGGLPQKPNKELPKDLKSYLDSSKHGVIYISFGTNVKPSLLPAEKIQILVSAFSKMPYDVLWKWDKDVLPGKSDNIRISKWLPQSDLLKHPKLKLFVTQGGLQSTDEAITAGVPLVGVPMLGDQWYNTEKYEHHGIGVKLELGTLTEELFANAVNKVIEDESYRKNINKLRELMNDQPMKPLERGIWWIEHVLRHKGAKHLRSPAANISWSEYLELELVFTVLAVALSALLILAFALYSLYKFVSNNFIIKAKLKST